Proteins encoded in a region of the Halostella limicola genome:
- a CDS encoding amino acid ABC transporter permease: protein MSETETVSRSRRSRLRSLSPGRALTVAAGVLFWGWLVVRWLNDWGWIDAGATEGEPFVDPAGLPESVALAVEFLPQMAGGVYLTVVLTVVSIVLGFFIAVPLSVARVYGRASAYASLAFTELIRGTPLLVQLFVLYYGIGLTGFIGDLPGVGEGIVPQEAVWVAIVGFTINSAAYQAEYIRSALISVDERQLTAARSVGMSKVEGIRHVVLPQGLRYAIPGWTNELVYLIKYSSLAAFITVPELFNEAQAIASNNFKYTAVFTLAGLLYLALVVSAAKVMGAVERRVSIPGVGGVEGRQQ, encoded by the coding sequence ATGAGCGAGACCGAGACGGTGTCCCGGTCGCGGCGGTCGCGGCTCCGCTCGCTGTCGCCCGGACGGGCGCTCACCGTCGCGGCGGGCGTCCTGTTCTGGGGCTGGCTCGTCGTCCGCTGGCTGAACGACTGGGGCTGGATCGACGCCGGCGCCACGGAGGGCGAGCCGTTCGTCGACCCCGCGGGGCTCCCCGAATCGGTCGCGCTCGCGGTCGAATTCCTCCCGCAGATGGCCGGCGGCGTCTACCTCACGGTCGTGCTGACGGTCGTGAGCATCGTCCTCGGCTTCTTCATCGCCGTGCCGCTCAGCGTCGCCCGGGTGTACGGGCGGGCGTCGGCGTACGCCTCGCTCGCGTTCACCGAGCTCATCCGCGGGACGCCGCTGCTCGTCCAGCTGTTCGTCCTCTACTACGGCATCGGCCTCACAGGGTTCATCGGCGACCTGCCCGGCGTCGGCGAGGGGATCGTCCCGCAGGAGGCGGTCTGGGTGGCGATCGTCGGCTTCACGATCAACAGCGCGGCCTACCAGGCCGAGTACATCCGGTCGGCGCTGATCAGCGTCGACGAGCGCCAGCTGACCGCGGCCCGCTCGGTCGGCATGTCGAAGGTCGAAGGCATCCGCCACGTCGTGCTGCCGCAGGGGCTCCGCTACGCGATCCCGGGCTGGACGAACGAACTCGTCTACCTCATCAAGTACTCGTCGCTGGCCGCGTTCATCACGGTGCCCGAACTGTTCAACGAGGCTCAGGCGATAGCGTCGAACAACTTCAAGTACACCGCCGTGTTCACGCTCGCCGGCCTGCTCTACCTCGCGCTGGTCGTCTCGGCCGCGAAGGTGATGGGCGCCGTCGAGCGGCGCGTCTCCATCCCCGGCGTCGGCGGCGTCGAAGGGCGACAGCAGTAG
- a CDS encoding Gfo/Idh/MocA family oxidoreductase, translating into MDDINFAVLGTGGIGRRTLEVSADKDALVPVAACDRNGIAVDHDGLDVGELLDATEGNIASGPEDDVATDGGATATDASAGVKQTGENAGVVASAQGEPTETPIDDVIAESDAIDAVLIALPNLEHDFIPRVADRFADAGYEGVLVDVLKRSRVIGMLDERADAFEDSGITFVCGAGATPGFLTGAAALASQSFVEVEEVEIWWGVGLKSGYEDNRGTVREDIAHLDGYDVETARNLSDEEIEAIVDEHDGVIEFEDMEHADDVLLERAGICDAEDVTVGGILDVRSDEKPTTTTVRVTGRTFDGERGTNTFQLDDDTSMAANVNGPALGYLKAGVRRNRAGEYGVFGPADLMPGF; encoded by the coding sequence ATGGACGACATCAACTTCGCGGTACTCGGCACCGGTGGCATCGGCAGACGAACGCTCGAAGTCTCGGCGGACAAGGACGCGCTCGTCCCCGTCGCGGCCTGCGACCGCAACGGCATCGCGGTCGACCACGACGGCCTGGACGTCGGCGAACTGCTCGACGCGACGGAGGGTAACATCGCGAGCGGCCCGGAAGACGACGTGGCGACGGACGGCGGTGCGACCGCGACGGACGCGTCCGCCGGCGTCAAGCAGACCGGCGAGAACGCCGGCGTCGTCGCCTCGGCGCAGGGCGAACCCACGGAGACGCCCATCGACGACGTGATCGCGGAGAGCGACGCCATCGACGCCGTCCTGATCGCCCTTCCGAACCTCGAACACGACTTCATCCCGCGGGTCGCCGACCGCTTCGCGGACGCGGGCTACGAGGGCGTCCTCGTGGACGTGCTCAAGCGCTCCCGCGTCATCGGGATGCTCGACGAACGGGCCGACGCGTTCGAGGACAGCGGTATCACCTTCGTCTGCGGCGCCGGCGCGACGCCGGGCTTCCTCACAGGTGCGGCGGCGCTCGCTTCCCAGTCGTTCGTCGAGGTCGAGGAGGTAGAGATATGGTGGGGCGTCGGCCTCAAGTCCGGCTACGAGGACAACCGCGGCACCGTCCGCGAGGACATCGCCCACCTCGACGGCTACGACGTCGAGACCGCCCGGAACCTCTCCGACGAGGAGATCGAGGCGATCGTCGACGAGCACGACGGCGTCATCGAGTTCGAGGACATGGAACACGCCGACGACGTCCTGCTCGAACGCGCCGGGATCTGCGACGCCGAGGACGTCACCGTCGGCGGGATCCTCGACGTTCGCTCCGACGAGAAGCCGACGACGACGACTGTCCGCGTCACTGGCCGCACCTTCGACGGCGAGCGCGGGACGAACACGTTCCAGCTGGACGACGACACCAGCATGGCCGCGAACGTCAACGGCCCCGCCCTGGGCTACCTGAAGGCCGGCGTCCGGCGGAACCGCGCCGGCGAGTACGGCGTGTTCGGCCCGGCCGACCTGATGCCCGGGTTCTGA
- the bioB gene encoding biotin synthase BioB, translated as MVYETGNRTVDDAVERVLAGERLDRRDGLALIAQPVEDLAPAADYVRSQFGDDTVDACSIVNAKAGDCAEDCGFCAQSVHFDTSIDTYGFLGPEKVLEAAKRAERDGAQRFGIVVAEKGVSKEHRPDEWQEVLEAIRLVRDETAVEVDASLGILTEEEAEILADEGINHYNHNIETSPRYFPEVVGTHDFEDRVETLEVAKEAGMDLCAGVILGMGETPTDRVDAAIALQDIGVSSLPVNVLNPVAGTPMGDDRDGESAAVPDGSPAADITTEEIIETVAVYRLLHPEARVRLTGGREVNLAPDEQHLPFEAGADGILTGDYLTTAGQSPADDIEVMERAGMEPNTDANDFDPERVKERATDDDAATETAAGSATSNATQD; from the coding sequence GTGGTTTACGAAACGGGTAATCGGACGGTCGACGACGCGGTCGAGCGCGTCCTCGCGGGCGAACGGCTCGACCGGCGGGACGGGCTGGCGCTGATCGCCCAACCGGTCGAGGACCTCGCGCCGGCGGCCGACTACGTGCGGTCGCAGTTCGGGGACGACACCGTCGACGCCTGTTCGATCGTGAACGCGAAGGCGGGCGACTGCGCGGAGGACTGCGGGTTCTGCGCGCAGTCGGTCCACTTCGACACGAGCATCGACACCTACGGCTTCCTCGGCCCGGAGAAGGTTCTGGAAGCCGCGAAACGCGCCGAGCGCGACGGGGCCCAGCGGTTCGGCATCGTCGTCGCCGAGAAGGGCGTCTCGAAGGAGCACCGCCCCGACGAGTGGCAGGAGGTACTGGAGGCTATCCGCCTCGTCCGCGACGAGACCGCCGTCGAGGTCGACGCGAGCCTCGGCATCCTCACCGAAGAGGAGGCCGAAATTCTCGCCGACGAGGGGATCAACCACTACAATCACAACATCGAGACGTCGCCGCGGTACTTCCCCGAGGTCGTGGGCACTCACGACTTCGAGGACCGCGTGGAGACGCTCGAAGTCGCCAAGGAGGCGGGGATGGACCTCTGTGCCGGCGTCATCCTCGGGATGGGCGAGACGCCGACCGACCGCGTGGACGCGGCGATAGCGCTCCAGGACATCGGCGTCTCCTCGCTCCCCGTGAACGTCCTCAATCCGGTCGCGGGGACGCCGATGGGAGACGACAGGGACGGCGAGAGCGCCGCGGTGCCCGACGGCTCCCCGGCCGCGGACATCACCACCGAGGAGATAATCGAGACGGTCGCGGTGTACCGCCTGCTCCACCCGGAGGCGCGCGTGCGCCTGACGGGCGGCCGCGAGGTCAACCTCGCGCCGGACGAGCAGCACCTGCCGTTCGAGGCCGGCGCCGACGGCATCCTCACCGGAGACTACCTCACGACGGCGGGTCAGTCGCCCGCCGACGACATCGAGGTGATGGAGCGCGCCGGCATGGAACCGAACACCGACGCGAACGACTTCGACCCCGAGCGGGTCAAGGAGCGAGCGACCGACGACGACGCGGCGACCGAGACGGCCGCCGGGTCGGCGACCAGCAACGCGACGCAGGATTAG